The Streptomyces virginiae genome includes a region encoding these proteins:
- a CDS encoding DUF1330 domain-containing protein, with protein sequence MPAYGFAHLRSRRNHSDVIEYLESIQATLDPFAGRFLIHGPPAEVVEGSWPGSMVLIEFPSLTQARAWYDSPAYRTILHLRTDHIQGDLLLIEGVGPNYQPAERARKLRAETCRVSRQ encoded by the coding sequence GTGCCCGCTTACGGCTTCGCTCATCTCCGCAGCCGCCGGAATCACTCCGACGTCATCGAGTACCTGGAGAGCATTCAGGCGACCCTCGACCCGTTCGCAGGTCGCTTCCTCATCCACGGTCCGCCGGCCGAAGTCGTGGAGGGCAGTTGGCCCGGCAGCATGGTGCTGATCGAGTTTCCTAGCCTTACCCAAGCCCGTGCCTGGTACGACTCCCCCGCCTACCGGACCATCCTGCACCTGCGTACCGACCACATCCAAGGCGACCTACTGCTGATCGAAGGTGTCGGGCCGAACTACCAGCCGGCCGAACGAGCTCGCAAGCTACGAGCAGAAACATGCCGTGTGAGCCGGCAGTAG
- a CDS encoding ParB/RepB/Spo0J family partition protein: protein MSKADMLGDSPTFNAVAQPMSSRAASFARFSGQDGPAAEQAATGRTGTLRVAVGTLAHNPYNPREELKSVDDLADSLTARGVIQPLTVVTREAFLTAHPGHVDGLGEAAYIVVDGNRRLAASNLAGLDDVPVHVDDSLAQDADTLLETALTAAVQHENLDPLDEAKALQRLVHVHGSQRAVARALGKSSPWVTQRLALLKLTPELQEAVEDRSLPVEIARNVGRLPTQQQQSAAEEALAKRAAAKQRKQVGATSANAVSTPPAAETREQFAPSANAVSTPAPALAPLPAPVGVTGDRSRSEAEPDDQVPAAPATDEPHLVDILKLPRVPWHDGNGVADLIFEKMDEAQREVLLERLLTAHGNG from the coding sequence ATGAGCAAGGCGGACATGCTGGGGGACTCCCCCACCTTCAACGCGGTCGCCCAGCCGATGAGTAGCCGCGCGGCTTCCTTCGCGAGGTTCTCCGGTCAGGACGGCCCCGCCGCCGAACAGGCCGCCACCGGCCGGACCGGGACGCTGCGTGTTGCCGTGGGCACCCTGGCCCACAACCCCTACAACCCGCGCGAGGAACTCAAGTCTGTCGACGACCTCGCCGACAGCCTCACGGCACGAGGCGTCATCCAGCCTCTTACGGTCGTCACCCGTGAGGCCTTCCTCACTGCCCACCCCGGCCACGTGGACGGGCTGGGTGAGGCCGCCTACATCGTCGTCGACGGGAACCGTCGCCTGGCGGCGTCGAACCTCGCCGGCCTGGATGACGTTCCCGTCCACGTCGACGACTCCCTCGCCCAGGACGCCGACACCCTCTTGGAGACGGCCCTCACCGCAGCCGTTCAACACGAGAACCTCGATCCGTTGGACGAGGCGAAGGCTCTCCAGCGGCTCGTCCATGTCCACGGGTCCCAGCGTGCTGTCGCCAGAGCGTTGGGCAAGTCCAGTCCGTGGGTCACACAGCGCCTCGCGCTCCTCAAGCTCACTCCGGAGCTCCAAGAGGCGGTGGAGGACCGCAGCCTCCCCGTGGAGATCGCCCGTAACGTCGGCCGGCTCCCCACACAACAGCAGCAGAGCGCCGCGGAGGAAGCCCTGGCCAAGCGAGCGGCTGCCAAGCAGCGGAAGCAGGTAGGCGCCACGAGTGCTAACGCCGTTAGCACTCCCCCCGCTGCCGAAACGCGCGAGCAGTTCGCACCAAGTGCTAACGCCGTTAGCACCCCTGCCCCCGCTCTCGCTCCTCTTCCTGCTCCGGTAGGAGTCACCGGCGACCGTTCGCGTTCCGAAGCGGAGCCCGACGACCAGGTGCCGGCCGCTCCGGCAACGGACGAGCCCCACCTCGTCGACATCCTCAAGCTCCCCCGCGTGCCGTGGCACGACGGCAACGGAGTTGCCGATCTGATTTTCGAGAAGATGGATGAGGCGCAGCGCGAGGTTCTCCTTGAGCGGCTCCTCACCGCCCACGGCAACGGGTAG
- a CDS encoding ParA family protein, with translation MSSPISGGEREKLVSKLPAHLQQALKVRAAQLQTDMQDAVAGGIQAWRDCTDELPAVNTAGADSFGTYLPEGLYEDFKADCRERGVSYIQGLAQSVVLWLADHPAGVQATTRRIIVCNQKGGVGKTAVSAGLAQALAEDPTAVGAAAGAGICGLRVLLVDYDPQGHLTHQLGLTAIPAGEESLITHMLHREQAKQSLLDLTIAIDGDRFGGRLRILPAAFDAFLLDSGLTVFRGPRHAALERALASLEDEFDVIVVDSPPSLGLAMDAALNYGRQRDDEKPGASGLVIPVEAEDTSAQAYGMLIQQIDSLSRDFDIAIEQLGLVVNKFDSRRGYIATSSLDKWKSLGTPPVLAVVPDVKEQREAVRKQRPLLDYAPDCEQSHQMRQIARGVRTP, from the coding sequence ATGTCATCTCCCATCTCGGGAGGTGAGCGGGAGAAGCTCGTCTCCAAGCTGCCCGCTCACCTCCAGCAAGCTCTCAAGGTCCGCGCGGCGCAGCTCCAGACCGACATGCAGGATGCCGTCGCCGGTGGCATCCAGGCCTGGCGGGACTGCACGGACGAACTTCCTGCCGTCAACACCGCCGGCGCCGACTCGTTCGGTACCTACCTGCCCGAAGGCCTCTACGAGGACTTCAAGGCCGACTGCCGGGAGCGTGGCGTCTCCTACATCCAGGGGCTGGCCCAGTCCGTGGTCCTGTGGCTGGCCGACCACCCTGCCGGGGTCCAGGCCACGACCCGGCGGATCATCGTCTGCAACCAGAAGGGCGGTGTCGGCAAGACCGCGGTATCCGCAGGTCTTGCCCAGGCACTCGCGGAAGACCCGACTGCCGTCGGCGCCGCGGCCGGTGCGGGCATCTGTGGCCTGCGGGTCCTTCTCGTCGACTACGACCCGCAGGGGCACCTCACCCACCAGCTCGGCCTCACCGCGATTCCCGCCGGCGAGGAAAGCCTCATCACGCACATGCTGCACCGGGAGCAGGCCAAGCAGTCGCTCCTCGACCTGACCATCGCCATAGACGGTGACCGGTTCGGCGGCCGCCTCCGGATCCTGCCCGCCGCGTTCGACGCGTTCCTCCTGGACTCGGGACTCACCGTCTTCCGCGGCCCCCGCCACGCCGCTCTCGAACGCGCCCTCGCCTCCCTCGAAGACGAATTCGACGTCATCGTCGTGGACTCGCCCCCCAGCCTCGGCCTCGCCATGGACGCGGCCCTCAACTACGGACGCCAGCGCGACGACGAGAAGCCGGGCGCCTCCGGCCTCGTCATCCCCGTCGAAGCCGAGGACACCTCTGCCCAGGCGTACGGGATGCTCATCCAGCAGATCGACTCCCTCTCCCGGGACTTCGACATCGCCATCGAGCAGCTGGGTCTGGTCGTCAACAAGTTCGACAGCCGTCGCGGGTACATCGCGACGTCGTCGCTCGACAAGTGGAAGTCCCTGGGCACTCCCCCGGTCCTCGCCGTCGTGCCCGACGTGAAGGAGCAGCGCGAGGCGGTCCGTAAGCAGCGCCCGCTGCTGGACTACGCACCCGATTGCGAGCAGTCCCACCAGATGCGGCAGATCGCCCGAGGGGTGAGGACACCATGA
- a CDS encoding DUF6624 domain-containing protein, with the protein MAGDLLSIDADNTAWLKSIVAEHGWPGVDLVGEEGAEMAWLLAQHADREPQFQQRALELLTAAVEAGQAPRRHLAYLTDRCLVGAGEPQVYGTQYVSGPDGTGLRLHAVADPEGLDARREAVGLEPSAAYDRRMRGQE; encoded by the coding sequence TTGGCCGGTGATCTCCTGAGCATCGACGCGGACAACACCGCGTGGCTCAAGAGCATCGTCGCCGAGCACGGCTGGCCCGGTGTCGATCTGGTCGGAGAAGAAGGCGCCGAGATGGCGTGGCTCCTAGCCCAGCACGCGGATCGTGAGCCGCAGTTCCAGCAGCGTGCCTTGGAGTTGCTCACGGCCGCTGTCGAAGCCGGGCAGGCACCTCGTCGTCATCTCGCCTACCTCACCGACAGGTGTCTGGTCGGGGCCGGCGAGCCGCAGGTGTACGGGACGCAATACGTCAGCGGCCCGGACGGTACCGGCCTGAGGCTGCACGCAGTTGCCGATCCGGAGGGTCTCGATGCCCGGCGTGAGGCAGTAGGTCTGGAGCCGTCGGCGGCGTACGACCGTCGGATGCGTGGCCAGGAGTAA
- a CDS encoding RapZ C-terminal domain-containing protein, producing MHPIRLTSFGYLHLPTGPDGSPVPPAADRIEDVRARLRDPAAARDILDLDGLNLRVQDVVLNTPGARELLANLADYTDLPAGPSHIAIGCAGGRHRASGLTELLGRELRARGREVVVDHLHVHLPRVLKTPTAHPEQETAR from the coding sequence ATGCACCCGATCCGCCTGACCTCGTTCGGCTACCTCCACCTGCCCACCGGCCCGGACGGCTCCCCCGTCCCGCCCGCCGCCGACCGGATCGAAGACGTCCGCGCCCGGCTCCGCGACCCGGCCGCCGCCCGCGACATCCTCGACCTCGACGGCCTCAACCTCCGCGTCCAGGACGTCGTCCTGAACACCCCCGGCGCCCGCGAGCTCCTCGCCAACCTCGCCGACTACACCGACCTCCCCGCCGGCCCCAGCCACATCGCCATCGGTTGTGCAGGAGGTAGGCACAGGGCATCCGGACTCACCGAACTCCTCGGACGTGAACTCCGCGCCCGCGGCCGCGAGGTCGTCGTCGACCACTTGCACGTCCATCTGCCGCGCGTCCTCAAGACGCCCACCGCCCACCCCGAGCAGGAGACCGCCCGATGA
- a CDS encoding NUDIX hydrolase, translating to MPGGHVDAGEAPYVAAARELAEETGVHVPVGALHQIGVWEQVDRDPRGRYVTFAYMAVVADGTQATAGDDARTARWWPLDELPEQVAFDHADIISAAVIPNS from the coding sequence CTGCCGGGCGGGCACGTCGACGCCGGCGAAGCGCCGTACGTGGCCGCAGCCCGCGAACTCGCCGAAGAGACCGGCGTCCACGTCCCCGTCGGCGCCCTGCACCAGATCGGCGTCTGGGAACAGGTCGACCGGGACCCGCGCGGCCGCTACGTCACCTTCGCCTACATGGCCGTCGTCGCTGACGGCACGCAGGCCACCGCCGGAGACGACGCCCGCACCGCCCGCTGGTGGCCCCTGGACGAGCTGCCCGAGCAGGTGGCGTTCGACCACGCCGACATCATCAGCGCGGCCGTGATCCCCAACTCCTGA